One Natronoarchaeum mannanilyticum genomic window carries:
- a CDS encoding ATP-binding cassette domain-containing protein, whose translation MTDDADPATDAAVDADPATDAAESADPTIGVEDVSLSLGDVPVLSGVSLDVAPGELVGVVGPNGAGKTTLLRAISGVLAPDEGRVLVDGDEVHELSSGAASRRVAVVPQDTAVSFSFDVREIVAMARHPHRSRFSPASAEDRRAVESALERTGVAELADRSIDEVSGGERQRALLARAVAQETPALLLDEPTASLDVNHQVETLEMVRSLVDDGTAAVAAIHDLDLAARYCDRLAILAGGEFLAVGPPEDVLTESAVAAAFDVRSVVDRNPATGAVSVTALPDRAPPRGARVHVAGAGEAAAETLVALDDAGFDLSIGPLPEGDVAAATARSLGADMVETAPLSPPDDAELDAARERARTADVAALVRTRSDGPNEALTAAAAAAPARISVAPAAADSAGASAVSPDRSPEAAAAAVARAAGGDGGAYAGSDPEPPDDDGPTPEPDD comes from the coding sequence GTGACGGACGACGCCGACCCCGCGACCGACGCCGCGGTGGACGCCGACCCCGCGACCGACGCCGCGGAGAGCGCCGACCCGACGATCGGCGTCGAGGACGTCTCGCTGTCGCTGGGCGACGTCCCGGTGCTCTCGGGCGTCTCGCTCGACGTCGCGCCGGGCGAGCTCGTCGGCGTCGTCGGGCCGAACGGCGCCGGCAAGACGACGCTGTTGCGGGCGATCAGCGGCGTCCTCGCGCCGGACGAGGGTCGCGTGCTCGTCGACGGCGACGAGGTCCACGAGCTCTCCTCGGGCGCCGCGAGCCGGCGGGTCGCAGTCGTCCCGCAGGACACCGCGGTCTCGTTTTCCTTCGACGTGCGCGAGATCGTCGCGATGGCGCGCCACCCCCACCGTTCGCGCTTTAGTCCCGCCTCGGCCGAGGACCGGCGAGCCGTCGAGTCCGCGCTGGAGCGCACCGGCGTCGCCGAGCTCGCCGACCGGTCGATCGACGAGGTCAGCGGCGGCGAGCGCCAGCGCGCGCTGCTCGCCCGCGCGGTCGCCCAGGAGACGCCCGCGCTGTTGCTCGACGAGCCGACCGCGAGCCTCGACGTGAACCACCAGGTCGAGACCCTGGAGATGGTCCGCTCGCTCGTCGACGACGGCACGGCGGCCGTCGCCGCGATTCACGATCTCGATCTCGCGGCGCGCTACTGCGATCGGCTGGCGATCCTCGCTGGCGGCGAGTTTCTCGCAGTCGGCCCGCCAGAGGACGTGCTCACCGAGTCGGCGGTCGCCGCGGCGTTCGACGTCCGGTCGGTCGTCGACCGCAATCCCGCGACCGGAGCCGTCTCCGTCACCGCGCTGCCCGATCGCGCGCCGCCCAGGGGAGCGCGCGTCCACGTGGCCGGCGCGGGCGAGGCGGCCGCCGAGACGCTCGTCGCCCTCGACGACGCCGGTTTCGACCTTTCGATCGGCCCGCTGCCCGAGGGCGACGTCGCGGCGGCGACGGCGAGAAGCCTCGGCGCCGATATGGTGGAGACGGCGCCGCTGTCGCCGCCCGACGACGCCGAACTCGACGCGGCGCGCGAACGCGCTCGCACCGCGGACGTCGCCGCACTCGTACGAACGCGGTCCGACGGTCCGAACGAGGCGCTGACCGCCGCGGCCGCCGCCGCGCCCGCGCGGATTTCGGTCGCGCCGGCGGCCGCCGACTCGGCCGGCGCGTCGGCGGTGTCGCCGGACCGCTCGCCGGAGGCCGCGGCGGCGGCCGTCGCTCGTGCTGCGGGCGGCGACGGCGGCGCGTACGCCGGCAGCGATCCCGAACCGCCCGACGACGACGGCCCGACTCCCGAGCCAGACGACTGA